The following proteins are co-located in the Oceanimonas sp. GK1 genome:
- the fliE gene encoding flagellar hook-basal body complex protein FliE — protein sequence MEIKAAALLAEMQSMQGEAQNLAPVQGTGPRQDFAELLGQAVNKVNGLQQTTGELRTRFELGDPAVGLEQVMISAQKSSIAFEATVQVRNKLVDAYKTIMNMPV from the coding sequence ATGGAGATTAAAGCCGCCGCGCTGCTGGCCGAAATGCAGTCAATGCAGGGCGAGGCCCAAAACCTGGCCCCGGTGCAGGGCACCGGTCCTCGTCAGGACTTTGCCGAGCTGCTGGGCCAGGCCGTGAACAAGGTCAACGGCCTGCAGCAAACCACCGGTGAGCTGCGCACCCGCTTTGAGCTGGGGGATCCTGCCGTGGGCCTGGAGCAGGTGATGATCTCGGCTCAGAAGTCGAGCATTGCCTTTGAGGCCACCGTACAGGTGCGCAACAAGCTGGTGGATGCCTACAAAACCATCATGAACATGCCGGTTTAA
- a CDS encoding sigma-54 dependent transcriptional regulator, whose translation MNTDILIVEDDTGLQQALQDTLELAGLPCACVASAEDAIIYLQQRPVRMVITDVQMAGMNGLELLGWISERLPGLPVLVITAHAQVSGAVAAMRAGAVDYLAKPFTPDVLLERVRRFVRPALQQDEDPIAEDAASRQLLQLAGRVAATDASVMITGSSGTGKEVLARYIHRRSNRAERPFVAINCAAIPDNMLEATLFGYEKGAFTGAVQACPGKFEQAHEGTLLLDEITEMDVALQAKLLRVLQEQEVERLGSRKTLRLNVRVLATSNRDLRQAVNEGRFREDLYYRLNVFPLAWPALAERPADILPLARFLLARHAHAQGRHGVVLSARAEQRLLAWHWPGNVRELDNVMQRALILAAGSDIAAGDILLDEGSPAAVPVPPGPAQELGEELESQEHRIILQALRRSGGSRREVAELLGISPRTLRYKLARMREAGIEVPA comes from the coding sequence ATGAATACCGATATTCTGATTGTGGAAGACGACACCGGTCTGCAGCAGGCATTGCAGGATACCCTGGAGCTGGCCGGCCTTCCTTGTGCGTGCGTGGCCAGCGCCGAAGACGCCATTATCTACCTGCAGCAAAGGCCGGTGCGCATGGTGATCACCGACGTGCAGATGGCGGGCATGAACGGCCTGGAGCTGCTTGGCTGGATTAGTGAGCGCCTGCCCGGGCTGCCGGTGCTGGTGATCACCGCCCACGCCCAGGTGTCGGGGGCGGTGGCCGCCATGCGCGCCGGCGCGGTGGATTACCTGGCCAAACCCTTTACCCCCGATGTCCTGCTGGAGCGGGTGCGCCGTTTTGTGCGCCCGGCGCTGCAACAGGATGAAGACCCCATTGCCGAAGACGCCGCCAGCCGCCAACTGCTGCAACTGGCGGGTCGAGTGGCGGCCACCGATGCCAGCGTGATGATCACAGGTTCCAGCGGCACCGGCAAGGAGGTACTGGCGCGCTATATTCACCGCCGTTCAAACCGGGCCGAACGGCCCTTTGTGGCCATCAACTGCGCCGCCATTCCCGACAACATGCTGGAAGCCACCCTGTTCGGTTACGAAAAGGGCGCCTTTACCGGTGCGGTGCAGGCCTGCCCGGGCAAGTTTGAGCAGGCCCACGAGGGCACCCTGCTGCTGGATGAAATCACCGAAATGGACGTCGCTCTTCAGGCCAAGCTGTTGCGGGTGCTGCAGGAGCAGGAGGTGGAGCGCCTGGGCAGTCGTAAAACCCTGCGGCTCAACGTGCGAGTGCTGGCCACCAGCAACCGGGATCTGCGCCAGGCGGTGAATGAGGGGCGTTTTCGGGAAGATCTCTACTACCGGCTGAACGTGTTTCCGCTGGCCTGGCCGGCACTGGCAGAACGCCCCGCCGACATTCTGCCTTTGGCCCGGTTTCTGCTGGCTCGTCACGCTCATGCTCAGGGCCGGCATGGCGTGGTGCTTTCCGCCAGGGCCGAACAGCGCCTGCTGGCCTGGCACTGGCCGGGCAACGTGCGCGAGCTGGATAACGTGATGCAGCGGGCGCTGATCCTCGCCGCTGGCAGTGACATCGCCGCCGGCGATATTCTGCTGGATGAAGGCAGCCCGGCTGCCGTACCGGTGCCCCCTGGCCCGGCTCAGGAGCTGGGAGAAGAGCTGGAAAGCCAGGAGCACCGCATTATTTTGCAGGCGCTGCGCCGCAGCGGCGGCAGCCGGCGGGAGGTGGCGGAGCTGCTGGGCATCAGCCCGCGCACCCTGCGCTACAAGCTGGCCCGCATGCGGGAGGCGGGCATTGAAGTACCCGCTTGA
- a CDS encoding PAS domain-containing sensor histidine kinase yields the protein MGAMSISTPTQTNTHWLPLLGPERLEEILHTMPGGLLWVDGQGTVSRANAAARALLGEPLLNMPWLEVINRAFAPRPDDGLQVSLKDGRRVQLATSHLEGQPGQLVQLTDLTPTRAWAEQQGHAERLAALGRMAATLAHQIRTPLSGAMLYGANLANPALNTAQRQRFQQRLMDRLTDIERQISDILLYARPDQATLAEPLCVERLLHSAAEAATALLAGKARLDCQSESGLNVLGNGNSLKGILLNLLENAVEAGADALELNAEREGDWALIRLTDNGKGMDAALQTQIFTPFFTTRNQGTGLGLAAVASVLRAHQGRVGVSSVPEQGSCFSLWLPLARHEESP from the coding sequence ATGGGTGCCATGAGCATATCTACGCCAACCCAAACCAACACCCATTGGCTTCCCCTGCTGGGCCCCGAGCGCCTTGAAGAAATTCTTCATACCATGCCCGGGGGATTACTGTGGGTGGATGGCCAGGGCACCGTCAGTCGGGCCAATGCCGCCGCCCGGGCGCTGCTGGGCGAGCCCCTGCTGAACATGCCCTGGCTTGAGGTGATCAACCGGGCCTTTGCCCCCCGGCCCGACGACGGCCTGCAAGTCTCCCTTAAAGATGGCCGCAGGGTGCAGTTGGCCACCTCTCACCTGGAAGGCCAGCCCGGCCAGCTGGTGCAGCTTACCGATCTCACTCCCACCCGGGCCTGGGCCGAGCAGCAGGGCCACGCCGAGCGGCTGGCAGCCTTGGGCCGCATGGCGGCGACGCTGGCGCACCAGATCCGTACCCCGCTGTCGGGCGCCATGCTCTATGGCGCCAACCTGGCGAACCCGGCGCTGAATACGGCGCAGCGGCAGCGCTTTCAGCAGCGGCTGATGGACAGGCTCACCGACATTGAGCGTCAAATAAGCGACATTCTGCTCTATGCCCGGCCCGATCAGGCCACCCTGGCCGAGCCGCTGTGCGTGGAACGCCTGCTGCACAGCGCTGCCGAGGCCGCCACGGCCCTGCTGGCGGGCAAAGCCCGCCTTGATTGCCAGAGCGAGAGTGGGCTGAACGTGCTGGGTAACGGCAACAGCCTGAAGGGCATTTTGCTCAATCTGCTGGAAAACGCCGTGGAGGCGGGCGCCGATGCGCTTGAACTGAATGCTGAGCGGGAAGGAGACTGGGCCCTGATTCGGCTTACCGATAATGGCAAGGGTATGGATGCGGCCCTGCAAACGCAGATTTTTACCCCCTTCTTTACCACCCGCAACCAGGGCACGGGGCTGGGGCTGGCGGCGGTGGCATCGGTGCTGCGCGCCCATCAGGGCCGGGTGGGGGTCAGCTCCGTACCGGAACAAGGCAGTTGTTTCAGCCTGTGGCTGCCACTGGCAAGGCATGAGGAATCCCCATGA
- a CDS encoding sigma-54-dependent Fis family transcriptional regulator, whose protein sequence is MGFNGCVLIMDHNQERRSRLEAILSFMQVQWRSGSRANDLAWLREQLHTMTVLLGETDFPPDELMKNHGHHVFITLSPCRSKAANLLGTLSELTYDELTRLLGLAEQWRPKAESQQHERCLKEFLVGESPAMQSVKGLIRQVADKQANVLLLGESGTGKEVIARAIHSLSQQADGPFVPINCGAIPAELLESELFGHEKGAFTGAVSARKGRFELADGGTLFLDEIGDMPLPMQVKLLRVLQERSFERVGGTRPIKANVRVIAATHRDLEVMIGEQRFREDLYYRLNVFPITAPPLRERREDLPLLLTELVSRHRSEHRVELGFSPAAVQTLQGYRWPGNVRELSNLVERMMILRPNQQVEPGDLPEKYRGDYVPESFDEMDEQAALASIFADEPATFDEEGATFFDFDSEEDTPASNGDWQVPDFSSEGVNLKEMLATIEVDMIGKALDAHDGVVARAAEHLGMRRTTLVEKMKKYGIGRD, encoded by the coding sequence ATGGGCTTTAACGGCTGTGTCTTGATCATGGATCATAACCAGGAACGGCGGTCAAGACTGGAAGCTATCCTTTCCTTTATGCAGGTGCAGTGGCGCAGTGGCAGTCGCGCCAACGATCTGGCGTGGTTGCGGGAGCAGCTGCACACCATGACGGTATTGCTGGGGGAAACGGACTTTCCGCCCGACGAGTTAATGAAAAACCACGGCCATCATGTCTTCATTACCCTGAGTCCCTGCCGCAGCAAGGCGGCCAATCTGCTGGGCACCCTGAGCGAACTGACCTACGACGAGCTTACCCGGCTGCTGGGGCTGGCTGAGCAATGGCGGCCGAAGGCCGAAAGCCAGCAGCACGAGCGGTGCCTGAAGGAGTTCCTAGTAGGGGAGAGCCCTGCCATGCAGTCGGTAAAGGGATTGATCCGCCAGGTGGCCGACAAGCAGGCCAATGTATTGCTGCTGGGGGAGTCCGGTACCGGTAAGGAAGTGATTGCCCGCGCCATTCACTCGCTGTCGCAACAGGCCGATGGCCCTTTTGTGCCCATCAACTGCGGTGCCATTCCGGCAGAACTGCTGGAAAGCGAGCTGTTCGGTCATGAAAAAGGCGCCTTTACCGGGGCGGTGTCGGCCCGTAAAGGGCGCTTTGAGCTGGCGGACGGCGGCACCCTGTTCCTGGATGAAATCGGTGATATGCCCCTGCCCATGCAGGTCAAGCTGTTGCGGGTGTTGCAGGAGCGCAGTTTTGAGCGGGTGGGGGGCACCCGGCCCATCAAGGCCAACGTGCGGGTGATTGCCGCCACTCACCGGGATCTGGAGGTGATGATCGGTGAACAGCGTTTTCGGGAAGATCTCTATTACCGCCTGAATGTGTTTCCGATCACGGCGCCGCCATTGCGCGAGCGCCGGGAGGATCTGCCGCTGCTGCTGACGGAGCTGGTGTCCCGCCACCGCAGCGAGCACAGGGTGGAGCTTGGCTTTTCACCGGCGGCCGTTCAGACCCTGCAGGGCTATCGCTGGCCCGGCAATGTGCGCGAGCTGTCGAACCTGGTAGAGCGCATGATGATCCTTCGCCCGAATCAGCAAGTAGAGCCGGGCGATCTGCCGGAAAAATACCGGGGCGACTATGTGCCCGAGTCGTTCGATGAAATGGACGAGCAAGCGGCGCTGGCTTCTATTTTTGCCGATGAACCCGCCACTTTCGATGAAGAAGGCGCCACCTTCTTTGATTTTGATTCAGAAGAAGATACCCCCGCCAGCAACGGCGACTGGCAAGTGCCCGACTTCTCCAGCGAGGGGGTCAACCTCAAGGAAATGTTGGCCACGATTGAGGTGGACATGATTGGCAAGGCGCTGGACGCCCACGATGGCGTGGTGGCCCGGGCCGCCGAGCACCTGGGCATGCGCCGCACCACCCTGGTGGAAAAAATGAAGAAATACGGCATAGGGCGGGACTGA
- a CDS encoding UDP-N-acetylglucosamine 4,6-dehydratase, whose translation MKTILQLVGRQKPLFCKDLTANEQALLDSVRTSRFLVLGGAGSIGQAVTKEIFKRNPVKLHVVDISENNLTELVRDIRSSFGYINGDFRTFALDIGSVEYDAFFKADGGYDYILNLSALKHVRSEKDPYTLMRMIDVNVFNTDKTLQQAIDAGVKKYFCVSTDKAANPVNMMGASKRIMEMFLMRRSLEIDISTARFANVAFSDGSLLHSFNQRLEKRQPIVAPNDVRRYFVTPQESGELCLMSCIFGENRDIFFPKLSEALHLITFADIAIKYLEQKGLEPVLCSSEEEARELAKTLPDQGKWPCLFTGSDTTGEKDFEEFFTEQETLDMERFVNLGIIKNDPVFDAERLQMFERRISEMKGNLAWSKQELVELFFEMIPDFDHKETGKYLDGKM comes from the coding sequence TTGAAGACCATACTGCAACTTGTTGGAAGACAAAAACCGCTTTTTTGCAAGGATCTTACTGCCAATGAACAAGCTTTGCTCGATTCTGTTCGAACTTCCCGTTTCCTCGTTCTCGGCGGTGCTGGCTCCATCGGCCAGGCGGTAACCAAAGAAATATTCAAGCGCAACCCGGTCAAACTGCATGTAGTCGACATCAGCGAGAACAACCTGACCGAGCTGGTGCGTGACATTCGCAGCAGCTTCGGTTACATCAATGGTGATTTTCGCACCTTTGCATTGGATATTGGCTCAGTCGAGTACGATGCCTTTTTCAAGGCGGACGGCGGATATGACTATATTCTGAATCTGTCCGCGCTCAAGCATGTACGTAGCGAAAAAGATCCCTACACCCTGATGCGGATGATCGATGTCAACGTGTTTAACACCGATAAGACTCTGCAACAAGCCATTGACGCCGGGGTGAAGAAATATTTTTGCGTATCCACCGATAAGGCAGCCAACCCGGTTAATATGATGGGGGCTTCCAAGCGTATTATGGAAATGTTCCTGATGCGCCGTAGTCTGGAAATTGATATTTCCACCGCTCGTTTTGCCAATGTTGCCTTTTCCGATGGCTCCTTGCTGCACAGCTTCAACCAGCGACTGGAAAAACGTCAGCCAATCGTGGCCCCGAATGATGTCCGCCGATACTTCGTAACGCCGCAGGAGTCTGGCGAGCTGTGCCTGATGTCATGCATCTTTGGTGAAAACCGGGATATTTTCTTCCCAAAGCTCAGTGAAGCATTACATCTGATCACCTTCGCCGATATCGCCATTAAATATCTGGAGCAAAAGGGACTAGAGCCGGTGCTGTGCAGCAGTGAGGAAGAGGCCCGCGAGCTGGCCAAAACCCTGCCGGACCAAGGCAAATGGCCCTGCCTGTTTACCGGCAGTGACACCACGGGCGAGAAGGACTTCGAGGAGTTCTTTACCGAGCAGGAAACCCTGGACATGGAACGCTTTGTCAATTTGGGGATCATCAAGAACGATCCTGTTTTTGATGCCGAACGTTTGCAGATGTTTGAGCGCCGTATCAGCGAAATGAAAGGTAATCTGGCCTGGAGTAAACAGGAGCTGGTAGAGCTCTTCTTTGAGATGATCCCCGATTTTGACCACAAGGAAACCGGCAAATATCTCGATGGTAAAATGTGA
- a CDS encoding LegC family aminotransferase — translation MHQQLIDFIRDTYATSDFIPLHAPTFAGNEKAYLADTIDSTFVSSVGKFVDEFEVKVREFTNTGRAVATVNGTAALHAALHLAGVRTGDLVITQALTFVATCNALHHMGARPVFVDIEPDAYGLCPVATATWLAEHAELDNAGVCRHINSGAAIKALMPMHTFGHPARLDELMALCQQWNLCLIEDAAESLGSFYKGRHTGTLGRFGALSFNGNKVITTGGGGMLLCQDAEDGARAKHVTTTAKVPHPYEFYHDEPGFNYRMPNLNAALGCAQMERLNTILASKRQLAARYADFFQSTDYRFIKEPAYARSNYWLNAVLCPNVESRNALLEITNARGVMIRPVWQLMHRLPMFADALRGDLAHSEWAEAHLVNLPSSPTEA, via the coding sequence GTGCATCAGCAACTAATCGACTTTATTCGGGATACTTACGCCACCAGCGATTTTATCCCGCTGCATGCCCCTACCTTTGCCGGCAATGAAAAAGCCTATCTGGCCGACACCATCGACAGCACCTTTGTTTCCAGCGTGGGCAAATTCGTTGATGAATTTGAAGTGAAAGTGCGTGAGTTCACCAACACGGGTCGTGCGGTGGCCACCGTTAATGGCACCGCCGCGCTGCATGCTGCTCTGCACTTGGCCGGGGTACGGACGGGCGATCTGGTGATCACCCAGGCGCTGACCTTTGTCGCCACCTGCAATGCTCTGCATCATATGGGCGCCAGGCCAGTGTTTGTTGATATTGAGCCCGATGCCTATGGGCTCTGCCCGGTGGCCACGGCAACCTGGCTGGCGGAACATGCCGAGCTGGATAATGCCGGCGTTTGCCGCCATATAAACAGCGGCGCAGCTATCAAGGCCCTTATGCCCATGCATACTTTTGGTCATCCGGCCAGGCTGGATGAACTGATGGCGCTCTGCCAGCAGTGGAATCTTTGTCTTATAGAGGATGCTGCCGAAAGTCTGGGCTCTTTCTACAAGGGCCGGCACACCGGTACACTGGGTCGGTTCGGGGCGCTCAGTTTTAACGGCAACAAGGTGATCACCACCGGTGGTGGTGGCATGCTGCTGTGCCAGGATGCTGAAGACGGTGCCAGGGCCAAGCATGTGACGACCACCGCCAAGGTGCCGCATCCCTACGAGTTCTATCACGATGAACCCGGCTTCAACTATCGTATGCCCAATCTCAATGCCGCCCTGGGCTGTGCTCAGATGGAGCGACTCAACACCATACTGGCGAGCAAGCGGCAGCTGGCTGCGCGCTATGCCGACTTTTTTCAGAGCACCGATTACCGTTTTATCAAAGAGCCGGCCTACGCCCGCTCCAACTATTGGCTGAATGCAGTGCTGTGCCCGAATGTAGAAAGTCGCAATGCCTTGCTGGAAATCACCAATGCCCGGGGGGTGATGATACGTCCGGTATGGCAGTTGATGCACCGGCTGCCGATGTTTGCTGATGCACTGCGTGGAGACCTGGCTCACTCCGAATGGGCCGAGGCTCATTTGGTGAATCTGCCCAGCTCACCAACAGAGGCCTGA
- the neuC gene encoding UDP-N-acetylglucosamine 2-epimerase encodes MRNIAVFTGTRAEYGLLYWLLKDIQQEPELRLQLLVAGMHFSPEFGMTYQQIEADGFRIDEKVEMLLSSDSAVGTAKSIGLGVIGFADALSRMAPDALVILGDRFEALAAAQAAMILRIPVAHIHGGEITEGAYDDAIRHAITKLSLLHFTSTAEHRQRVIQLGEHPDRVHNVGAIGLDHLQRSNMMTVAELSTSLGFALERPYFLVTYHPVTLASEPARASFKQLLKALDYFPEHQVILTYPNADDGGRDIIPLLETYASQQASRVLAIPSLGQQRYLSAVKHAAAVVGNSSSGLIEVPSFGVPTVNIGARQRGRLAADSVLHCDAITPAIVDALQVALATDVSQVRNPYGQGNTSQSIVNTLKTAELSVIKTFYDIHKES; translated from the coding sequence ATGCGAAACATTGCGGTATTTACCGGGACCCGGGCCGAATATGGATTGCTGTATTGGTTGCTGAAGGATATTCAGCAGGAACCAGAGCTGAGATTACAGTTGCTGGTGGCTGGTATGCATTTCTCGCCAGAATTCGGCATGACTTACCAACAAATAGAAGCAGACGGCTTTCGTATCGACGAAAAAGTCGAAATGCTGCTGTCTTCCGATTCAGCAGTCGGCACGGCAAAAAGCATTGGTCTGGGCGTGATTGGCTTCGCAGATGCGCTGAGCCGCATGGCACCCGATGCGTTGGTGATCCTCGGGGACCGGTTTGAGGCACTGGCAGCGGCCCAGGCGGCGATGATCCTGCGCATTCCCGTTGCCCATATCCACGGGGGCGAAATCACCGAAGGTGCCTATGATGATGCCATTCGTCACGCCATTACCAAGCTGAGCCTGCTGCATTTCACCTCTACTGCCGAGCACCGGCAGCGAGTGATCCAGCTGGGCGAACATCCTGACCGAGTACATAACGTGGGTGCCATTGGGCTTGACCATTTGCAGCGTAGCAACATGATGACGGTGGCCGAGCTGTCAACGTCATTAGGCTTTGCGCTTGAGCGCCCTTATTTTCTGGTGACCTATCACCCGGTGACATTAGCGTCCGAGCCCGCCAGAGCGTCATTTAAGCAGTTGCTAAAAGCCCTGGATTATTTTCCTGAGCATCAGGTTATTCTGACCTACCCCAATGCCGATGACGGTGGCCGTGACATTATTCCGCTGCTGGAAACCTATGCCAGTCAGCAAGCCAGCCGGGTGCTGGCGATCCCCTCTCTTGGGCAGCAGCGTTATCTGAGTGCGGTAAAGCACGCCGCCGCCGTGGTGGGGAATTCATCCAGTGGCCTGATTGAAGTGCCTTCATTTGGCGTGCCAACAGTAAACATTGGTGCTCGCCAGCGCGGTCGGCTGGCAGCAGACAGCGTCCTGCATTGCGACGCCATCACCCCTGCGATTGTTGACGCGCTGCAGGTGGCGCTGGCAACAGATGTGAGTCAGGTACGGAACCCGTACGGCCAGGGGAATACCAGTCAGTCCATTGTCAATACACTCAAGACGGCGGAGTTGTCAGTGATTAAAACCTTCTACGATATCCACAAGGAAAGCTAG
- the neuB gene encoding N-acetylneuraminate synthase — protein MIKIIAEAGVNHNGSAELAFRLVEAAHAAGADIVKFQTFKAKNLVTRTAQQAEYQTRNTGVAESQFDMLSRLELGFDTHKALIARCHELGIEFMSTAFDSESLIFLVKELGLTTLKIPSGELTNAPFVLEHARTGCDLIVSTGMASLAEVEATLGVIAFGLTADEAAFPSEQAFTEAYASEAGQSALKRRVTLLHCTTEYPAPINEINLRAMQTMATAFGLTPGYSDHSAGITIPVAAAALGARLIEKHFTLDKSMEGPDHKASLEPDELAAMVQAVRDVELALGNGIKGPQPSEVKNKAVARKSLVAAAPIRTGELFTENNLAVKRPGDGLSPYGYWAWLGKPAGRDYQEGELIRD, from the coding sequence ATGATCAAGATTATCGCGGAGGCGGGTGTTAATCATAACGGCAGTGCCGAGCTGGCGTTTAGGCTGGTGGAAGCAGCACACGCCGCCGGTGCCGATATCGTCAAGTTTCAGACGTTCAAAGCTAAAAATCTGGTCACCAGGACAGCACAGCAAGCAGAATACCAAACTCGTAATACCGGTGTTGCAGAGTCTCAGTTTGATATGCTCAGTCGGTTAGAGCTGGGCTTCGATACTCATAAAGCTCTGATTGCTCGTTGTCATGAGTTGGGCATCGAGTTTATGTCCACGGCGTTCGACTCCGAAAGCCTGATATTTCTGGTTAAAGAGCTCGGCCTGACCACCCTGAAAATTCCGTCTGGTGAGCTGACCAATGCGCCCTTTGTACTTGAGCATGCTCGTACAGGCTGTGATCTGATTGTCTCTACCGGCATGGCAAGCCTGGCTGAAGTAGAAGCCACGCTGGGTGTTATTGCCTTTGGGCTAACAGCGGACGAAGCAGCCTTCCCCAGTGAACAGGCCTTTACGGAAGCGTATGCCAGTGAAGCTGGCCAATCGGCACTGAAGCGCAGGGTGACGCTGCTGCACTGCACCACCGAATACCCGGCACCCATAAATGAAATCAACCTGCGGGCTATGCAGACCATGGCCACCGCCTTTGGGTTAACGCCGGGCTACTCCGATCACAGTGCAGGAATCACCATTCCGGTGGCGGCGGCGGCACTGGGCGCCCGTTTGATTGAAAAACACTTCACACTCGACAAAAGCATGGAGGGGCCGGATCACAAAGCCTCTCTGGAGCCCGATGAACTGGCCGCCATGGTGCAGGCGGTACGCGATGTGGAGCTGGCCCTTGGCAATGGCATCAAGGGGCCTCAACCCTCTGAAGTCAAGAACAAGGCTGTAGCACGCAAGAGCCTGGTGGCAGCGGCCCCCATCCGCACCGGTGAGCTGTTTACTGAGAATAATCTGGCGGTAAAACGCCCTGGCGATGGTCTTTCTCCCTATGGCTACTGGGCCTGGCTAGGGAAACCGGCAGGGCGCGATTATCAGGAAGGGGAGCTGATCCGTGACTAA
- a CDS encoding acetyltransferase, whose product MTKPLVILGAGGHAAGLAEILKKQGHILLGVVSPHPLAPRGPLADVPHINDDEALLEQFGPEQAELVNGVGALPGQDLNWRLFQRFTGLGYRFASVISPHAILSEYVTLGQGVQIMAGAIVQAGVQIGGNTLLNTGCIVEHDCCIGAHNHLAPGATLSGGVITGEQVHVGTGANIIQGITIGKHATIGAGTTIARDVIPYQKLIPAPSRIIS is encoded by the coding sequence GTGACTAAGCCGCTGGTGATCCTGGGGGCTGGTGGCCATGCCGCCGGTCTTGCCGAGATCCTGAAAAAACAAGGACATATCCTGTTGGGCGTGGTATCGCCTCACCCGTTGGCTCCTCGTGGACCTCTGGCAGATGTGCCTCATATCAACGATGATGAAGCATTACTAGAGCAGTTCGGCCCGGAGCAGGCTGAACTGGTAAACGGTGTGGGGGCCCTGCCAGGCCAAGACCTGAACTGGAGATTGTTTCAGCGCTTTACCGGCCTTGGATACCGTTTTGCATCAGTGATATCACCTCATGCCATCCTGTCCGAGTATGTCACCCTGGGACAGGGCGTTCAGATCATGGCCGGTGCGATTGTACAGGCAGGTGTGCAAATCGGTGGCAACACCCTGCTTAACACCGGTTGTATTGTTGAGCACGATTGTTGTATTGGTGCTCACAATCATCTGGCCCCAGGAGCAACATTAAGCGGTGGAGTAATCACTGGTGAACAGGTGCATGTAGGAACTGGGGCCAATATTATTCAAGGGATAACCATCGGTAAGCATGCAACCATTGGTGCTGGCACAACTATTGCCAGAGATGTAATTCCTTACCAAAAGTTGATACCGGCACCAAGCCGTATCATTAGCTAA
- a CDS encoding nucleotidyltransferase family protein has protein sequence MAEWKSIVLEPHATIRDAMRVIDQGALRIALVCDAQKRLQGTLTDGDIRRGLLIDCNMEDSVLRVMNSNPKTVKVSDSREKRLSVMNKHGLLSLPIINDQNILAGLETLQNALIPKVRDNPVFIMAGGFGTRLRPLTDYCPKPMLRVGDKPVLEHLIERFISQGFYRFFISTHFMPEIIRDYFGNGEELGINIQYVHEESPLGTGGALGLLPVDLPELPLIMVNGDVMTKVDFNHLLAHHEQHTFDATICVRELEHQVPFGVIESNDYLITRMVEKPTFRYRINTGIYVLSPACVAAVEYGTKIDMPSLLEQRLALHEKVGIYTSHDYWLDIGRMDDFQKAQQDIKGF, from the coding sequence ATGGCCGAATGGAAAAGTATTGTTTTAGAACCCCATGCCACCATCCGCGATGCCATGAGAGTAATTGACCAAGGTGCACTGCGTATTGCCTTGGTCTGTGACGCACAGAAAAGATTGCAGGGCACGTTAACCGATGGCGATATTCGCCGTGGTTTACTCATCGACTGTAATATGGAAGACTCGGTTTTAAGAGTTATGAATAGCAATCCCAAGACCGTCAAAGTCAGTGATAGCAGAGAAAAACGACTATCAGTTATGAATAAACACGGTTTATTGTCACTTCCTATAATTAATGACCAGAACATTCTTGCTGGTCTTGAAACATTACAAAATGCTTTAATTCCAAAAGTACGTGACAATCCTGTATTTATCATGGCAGGTGGATTTGGCACCCGTTTGAGGCCGCTCACCGACTATTGCCCCAAACCTATGCTACGAGTAGGCGATAAACCTGTACTGGAACATTTAATTGAACGTTTCATCAGCCAGGGGTTTTATCGATTTTTTATATCTACCCACTTTATGCCAGAGATAATCCGTGATTATTTTGGTAATGGCGAAGAGCTGGGTATCAACATCCAATATGTTCATGAAGAATCACCTCTGGGAACAGGTGGTGCACTGGGTTTGTTACCAGTTGATTTACCGGAATTACCCTTAATCATGGTAAACGGCGATGTAATGACCAAGGTTGATTTTAATCATCTTCTTGCACACCACGAGCAACATACATTTGATGCAACCATATGTGTGCGGGAACTTGAACACCAAGTACCATTTGGTGTAATAGAAAGTAATGACTACCTGATTACTCGTATGGTGGAAAAGCCCACTTTTCGTTATCGTATCAATACTGGCATTTACGTACTCAGTCCTGCCTGTGTGGCAGCAGTGGAGTACGGTACCAAAATAGATATGCCTTCCCTTCTTGAGCAGCGTTTAGCTCTCCACGAAAAGGTTGGTATCTATACCAGCCATGACTACTGGCTGGACATCGGAAGGATGGATGACTTTCAAAAGGCTCAGCAAGACATAAAAGGTTTCTAA